A genomic window from Aurantimicrobium photophilum includes:
- a CDS encoding DUF3817 domain-containing protein — protein MSTSTKSGFTPRKLYFVLAIAEACTWTLLITGLILRATTGIDQTLFTTIGGLHGLVFISYSATSILIAFNQRWGFWLGLLAVITAILPYATIPFELVQAKRGALEGPWRTQATDDPRDAKALDRLFRWFLARPVLLILVIVLAIVAVFSTLLFLGPPGGR, from the coding sequence ATGAGCACTTCTACGAAGTCAGGGTTCACCCCTCGCAAGCTTTACTTTGTGCTGGCTATCGCCGAGGCCTGCACCTGGACCTTGCTCATCACGGGCCTGATTCTTCGTGCCACCACAGGTATTGACCAGACCCTGTTCACCACCATTGGTGGTTTACACGGTCTGGTGTTCATTAGCTACAGCGCAACCTCAATTTTGATTGCGTTCAACCAGCGTTGGGGTTTCTGGCTGGGTCTGCTCGCGGTGATCACCGCGATTCTCCCCTACGCGACTATCCCTTTCGAGTTGGTTCAGGCCAAGCGTGGAGCACTCGAAGGTCCTTGGCGCACCCAGGCTACTGATGACCCTCGTGATGCAAAGGCACTGGATCGACTCTTCCGCTGGTTCCTTGCCCGCCCCGTGCTGTTGATTCTTGTCATTGTGCTGGCAATTGTCGCTGTCTTCTCTACTTTGCTTTTCCTTGGCCCTCCCGGAGGACGCTAA
- the purS gene encoding phosphoribosylformylglycinamidine synthase subunit PurS, translated as MPTIVVEVMPKAEILDPQGKAVAGALTRLGHNQFSGVRIGKRFELTVDGPVTAETLAAAKTIAEDILSNSVIEDVVSISEAK; from the coding sequence ATGCCCACCATCGTCGTCGAGGTAATGCCCAAGGCTGAAATTCTTGACCCTCAGGGCAAGGCAGTCGCTGGTGCGCTTACCCGCCTTGGTCACAACCAGTTCTCCGGTGTTCGCATCGGCAAGCGCTTCGAGCTCACCGTTGACGGCCCCGTCACCGCTGAGACTCTCGCAGCAGCCAAGACCATCGCAGAGGACATCCTCTCGAACTCGGTCATCGAAGATGTCGTCAGCATCTCCGAGGCCAAGTAA
- the purQ gene encoding phosphoribosylformylglycinamidine synthase subunit PurQ produces the protein MRVGVITFPGSLDERDAQRAVKLAGGTPVALWHGAHDLEGVEAIILPGGFSYGDYLRAGSIASHAPIMAEVIDAAHKGMPVLGICNGFQMLAEARLVPGAHGRNDCGTFVRRDQKLIVENNNTAWTKDFAQGEEIIIPLKNADGRFVADADTIKRIEDKGQVTFRYVGMNPNGSLDDIAGVSNEAGNVVGLMPHPEHAVEPGFGPDTAVAMRSGLDGLKFFTSVIQSTILSKA, from the coding sequence ATGCGCGTCGGAGTCATCACCTTCCCCGGCTCACTCGATGAGCGTGACGCTCAGCGTGCGGTAAAGCTCGCGGGTGGAACCCCCGTTGCCCTCTGGCACGGTGCACACGATCTCGAAGGCGTCGAAGCCATCATTCTTCCCGGTGGCTTTAGCTACGGCGACTATCTGCGTGCAGGTTCTATTGCCAGCCACGCCCCCATCATGGCTGAGGTCATTGACGCAGCTCACAAGGGTATGCCTGTCTTGGGTATATGTAACGGTTTCCAAATGCTGGCAGAAGCCCGCCTGGTTCCCGGTGCTCACGGCCGTAATGACTGTGGCACCTTTGTTCGTCGCGACCAGAAGCTGATCGTAGAGAACAACAACACCGCCTGGACTAAAGACTTTGCCCAGGGTGAAGAGATCATCATTCCCCTCAAGAACGCTGATGGCCGTTTCGTCGCAGACGCAGACACCATCAAGCGCATTGAAGACAAAGGTCAGGTCACCTTCCGTTACGTCGGCATGAACCCCAACGGTTCCCTCGATGACATTGCGGGTGTTTCTAACGAAGCGGGCAACGTGGTTGGGCTCATGCCTCACCCCGAGCACGCAGTCGAGCCAGGCTTTGGTCCAGACACCGCAGTTGCTATGCGTTCAGGTCTTGATGGCCTCAAGTTCTTTACCTCAGTTATTCAGAGCACCATCCTTTCTAAGGCATAA
- the purL gene encoding phosphoribosylformylglycinamidine synthase subunit PurL, with translation MSTHVADTVENAIATPDKVQPYGALGLKDDEYAEIRKILGRRPTSGELAMYSVMWSEHCSYKSSKIYLRQFGQKVSEKMKEKLMVGMGENAGVVDVGEGWAVTFKVESHNHPSYIEPFQGAATGVGGIVRDIISMGARPVAVMDQLRFGAIDHPDTPRVLHGVVGGISFYGNCLGLPNIGGETYFDSCYQGNPLVNALSVGVLRHEDLHLANASGVGNKIVLFGARTGGDGIGGASILASDSFDSTGPTKRPAVQVGDPFAEKVLIECCLELYREGLVEGIQDLGAAGISCATSELASNGDGGMFVELDHVLLRDPTLTAEEILMSESQERMMAVVKPELLDQFMAVVNKWDVETSVLGEVTDTGRLVIHHGGEEIVNVDPRTVAIDGPVYERPVAYPTWIDALQADSADKLARPSSGADLKDQFLKLVASPNLADKSLITTQYDYFVMGNTALSFPDDAGMIRVDEESGLGFAIATDANGRYCQLDPYNGARLALAEAYRNVAVSGAVPAAVTDCLNFGSPENPEVMWQFKEAVAGLADGCLELEIPVTGGNVSFYNQTGDAPIHPTPVVGVLGVIDDVARRIPSSWQDEGNNIYLLGYTRTELDGSAWAGTIHNHLGGVPPMVDLGQEKELADLLHGAAIESLILSAHDLSDGGLGQALAESVMRFGVGARVWLDEIIERDGVDAATALFSESTGRVIVSVPREDDVRFLGLCEARNYPVLRIGVTDQGGSDAKLDVQGLFEVSVDEIRQRSNETLPKYFG, from the coding sequence GTGAGCACCCACGTCGCCGACACCGTAGAAAACGCCATCGCAACTCCCGACAAGGTTCAGCCCTACGGCGCCCTTGGCCTCAAGGATGACGAGTACGCAGAGATTCGCAAGATCCTCGGCCGCCGCCCCACCTCGGGCGAGCTGGCGATGTACTCCGTGATGTGGAGTGAGCACTGCTCGTACAAGTCATCAAAGATTTACCTTCGTCAGTTTGGCCAGAAGGTCAGCGAGAAGATGAAAGAAAAGCTCATGGTCGGCATGGGCGAGAACGCTGGTGTTGTGGACGTCGGCGAGGGTTGGGCTGTCACCTTCAAGGTGGAGAGCCACAACCACCCCAGCTACATTGAACCTTTCCAGGGCGCTGCCACCGGTGTGGGTGGAATCGTCCGTGACATCATCTCGATGGGTGCCCGTCCGGTTGCTGTGATGGACCAGCTGCGCTTCGGTGCCATTGACCACCCCGACACTCCTCGTGTACTCCACGGTGTGGTCGGCGGTATTAGCTTCTACGGCAACTGCCTCGGCCTTCCCAACATTGGTGGCGAGACCTACTTCGACTCCTGCTACCAGGGCAACCCCTTAGTGAACGCACTCTCTGTCGGTGTTCTCCGCCACGAAGACCTTCACCTGGCTAACGCTTCGGGTGTGGGCAACAAGATTGTTCTCTTCGGTGCACGCACCGGTGGCGACGGCATCGGTGGAGCATCGATCCTTGCTTCAGACTCCTTCGATTCCACCGGCCCCACCAAGCGTCCTGCTGTGCAGGTGGGTGACCCCTTCGCTGAGAAGGTGCTTATTGAGTGCTGCCTCGAGCTGTATCGCGAAGGCCTGGTTGAAGGTATTCAGGACCTCGGTGCTGCCGGTATTTCCTGTGCAACGAGTGAGCTTGCTTCCAACGGTGACGGCGGTATGTTCGTCGAACTCGACCACGTACTCTTGCGCGACCCCACCCTCACTGCTGAGGAAATCCTCATGTCGGAGAGCCAGGAGCGCATGATGGCAGTGGTCAAGCCTGAGCTGTTGGATCAGTTCATGGCTGTCGTGAACAAGTGGGACGTAGAAACCAGTGTTCTCGGTGAAGTAACCGACACCGGTCGCCTCGTGATCCACCACGGTGGCGAAGAAATCGTGAACGTCGACCCTCGCACCGTCGCTATCGACGGCCCTGTCTACGAACGTCCCGTCGCTTACCCCACCTGGATTGATGCTCTGCAGGCTGACTCAGCTGACAAACTGGCTCGCCCCAGCTCGGGAGCAGACCTCAAGGATCAGTTCCTGAAGCTCGTTGCCAGCCCTAACTTGGCTGACAAGTCCCTCATCACCACCCAGTATGACTACTTCGTCATGGGTAATACTGCGCTGAGCTTCCCCGACGACGCCGGCATGATCCGCGTGGATGAAGAATCCGGTCTCGGCTTCGCTATCGCCACCGACGCGAACGGCCGTTACTGCCAGCTTGACCCCTACAACGGTGCTCGCCTTGCACTCGCAGAGGCTTACCGCAACGTAGCTGTTTCTGGTGCTGTTCCTGCAGCTGTCACTGACTGCCTCAACTTCGGCTCTCCTGAGAACCCCGAAGTGATGTGGCAGTTCAAGGAAGCTGTTGCTGGTCTTGCTGACGGTTGCTTGGAGCTTGAGATCCCCGTCACCGGTGGAAACGTCTCCTTCTATAACCAGACCGGTGATGCACCTATTCACCCCACTCCTGTTGTGGGTGTGCTGGGTGTCATTGATGACGTTGCTCGTCGTATTCCTTCCTCCTGGCAGGACGAAGGCAACAACATCTACCTCCTTGGCTACACCCGCACCGAACTAGATGGTTCAGCCTGGGCTGGCACCATCCACAACCACCTTGGTGGTGTTCCTCCCATGGTTGACCTGGGTCAGGAAAAGGAACTCGCAGACCTGCTTCATGGTGCTGCAATTGAGAGCCTTATTCTTTCTGCTCACGACCTCAGCGATGGTGGCCTGGGACAGGCACTGGCTGAGTCCGTGATGCGCTTCGGCGTTGGCGCACGCGTCTGGCTCGATGAAATCATCGAGCGTGACGGTGTGGACGCCGCTACTGCGTTGTTCTCTGAATCAACCGGTCGTGTGATCGTCTCTGTTCCTCGCGAAGATGACGTTCGCTTCTTAGGTCTGTGCGAAGCTCGCAACTACCCCGTCCTGCGTATCGGTGTGACCGACCAGGGTGGATCAGATGCCAAGCTCGACGTTC